GCGACGCGAGCCGGGATGGCTCGAAGGTCAAATGCAGCTCCGTGGGCGCCGGTTCGTGCCCGATCAGCAGGCGTTGCAATCGCCCCGCGGCGAGATCGGACGCCACCTGCCACGACGGCACACGGACGATCCCTGCGCCGTCCCTCGCTGCGCAGGCCAGTGCATCCGGGCTATTCATCCAGAGCCCGGCGGATATGCGGATTTTGCGGCCCGCTGTGGTGCCGTCGGCGAAGCGCCACGCCGCGCTGCCGGGTGC
The DNA window shown above is from Bradyrhizobium sp. ISRA464 and carries:
- a CDS encoding substrate binding domain-containing protein — protein: MFARRLGDVSMILCASPDYLGRRGTPQTPDDLAGHNCLVSSDAPGSAAWRFADGTTAGRKIRISAGLWMNSPDALACAARDGAGIVRVPSWQVASDLAAGRLQRLLIGHEPAPTELHLTFEPSRLASPKIRAFVDYLVE